One genomic region from Flagellimonas oceani encodes:
- a CDS encoding DUF6588 family protein, whose protein sequence is MKRIILGIALISVTMGKAQDLNDIFVSGVADAERFANAYLSPVSEGAIYSISNGWYNTADAKPLGGFEISIIGNMTGFKNKDDKKAFLLDPADYENLDFVQNPGQARMVSTALGDIEGVEVFVQDQSGVFREDFELPSGLAAENLNFIPSGYLQASVGLIKGLEVKARFLPKIKFDDDAKLGLFGAGLQYDFTKILPADKVMPVAISAVIGYTNLNGEYDFTDSSTIDGSDQRIDANFKTWNFSAVVSTKNIPVINFYGGLGYITGKSDIDLLGTYEANGPFFSETVTDPFTVSQNASGVTATLGTKIKLGFFRLNADYNIAEFSTFTFGVNFGFR, encoded by the coding sequence ATGAAAAGAATAATTTTAGGAATAGCACTGATTTCTGTTACTATGGGCAAGGCCCAAGACCTGAACGACATCTTTGTTTCGGGCGTAGCAGATGCGGAACGGTTTGCCAACGCCTATTTGTCTCCCGTTTCGGAAGGCGCCATTTACAGTATTTCCAATGGATGGTACAATACTGCAGATGCCAAACCTTTGGGCGGATTCGAAATTTCCATCATAGGAAATATGACTGGTTTCAAGAACAAGGACGATAAAAAAGCATTCTTGTTGGACCCTGCCGATTATGAAAACTTGGACTTTGTGCAGAACCCGGGCCAAGCCAGAATGGTATCGACCGCTTTGGGTGATATAGAAGGGGTAGAGGTCTTTGTACAAGATCAAAGCGGTGTATTCCGTGAAGATTTCGAGCTTCCGTCCGGACTTGCTGCAGAAAACCTAAATTTTATCCCTTCGGGGTATCTTCAGGCAAGTGTTGGCTTGATTAAGGGATTGGAGGTCAAAGCACGCTTTTTGCCAAAAATAAAATTTGATGACGATGCCAAACTCGGGCTCTTCGGTGCAGGATTGCAGTACGATTTCACCAAAATATTGCCCGCGGACAAAGTGATGCCCGTAGCTATTTCGGCAGTGATTGGATACACCAATTTAAATGGTGAATACGATTTTACGGATTCATCCACCATTGATGGAAGCGATCAACGTATCGATGCAAATTTTAAAACTTGGAATTTTAGCGCTGTTGTTTCAACAAAGAACATTCCAGTGATCAATTTCTATGGCGGATTGGGGTATATCACCGGTAAGTCGGATATAGACCTTTTGGGTACCTACGAGGCCAATGGACCTTTCTTTTCGGAAACCGTTACAGATCCTTTCACCGTTTCTCAAAATGCAAGCGGGGTTACTGCCACATTGGGTACCAAGATAAAATTGGGCTTCTTTAGGCTAAATGCGGATTATAACATTGCCGAGTTCAGCACCTTCACCTTTGGTGTCAACTTCGGATTCAGATAG
- the mdh gene encoding malate dehydrogenase, whose translation MKVTVVGAGAVGASCAEYIAMKNFASEVVLLDIKEGYAEGKAMDLMQTASLNGFDTKITGSTSDYSKTAGSDIAVITSGIPRKPGMTREELIGINAGIVKTVATSLIEHSPNVTIIVVSNPMDTMTYLVHKSTGLPKNKIIGMGGALDSARFKYRLAEALEAPISDVDGMVIGGHSDTGMVPLIRHATRNSVKVSEFLSEEKMNWVVEETKVGGATLTKLLGTSAWYAPGAAVSGLVQAIACDQKKMFPCSTFLEGEYDLDDICIGVPVILGKDGIEKIVEIELSDAEKAKMQESAEGVKKTNGLLDV comes from the coding sequence ATGAAAGTTACCGTAGTTGGAGCAGGCGCAGTTGGAGCAAGCTGTGCTGAGTACATAGCAATGAAAAATTTTGCATCAGAAGTTGTTTTGTTGGACATCAAAGAAGGATATGCCGAAGGTAAGGCCATGGATTTGATGCAGACGGCCTCTTTGAACGGGTTCGATACCAAAATCACGGGGAGCACAAGTGATTACAGCAAAACAGCAGGTAGTGATATCGCAGTGATCACCTCTGGTATTCCACGTAAACCGGGTATGACCCGCGAGGAATTGATCGGAATCAATGCAGGAATCGTGAAAACCGTTGCAACAAGTCTCATTGAGCACTCCCCGAACGTAACGATCATTGTAGTGAGCAACCCAATGGATACCATGACCTATTTGGTGCACAAGTCCACAGGATTGCCAAAGAACAAGATCATTGGTATGGGCGGAGCCTTGGACAGTGCGCGCTTTAAGTATAGATTGGCAGAGGCCTTGGAAGCACCAATATCCGATGTGGATGGAATGGTGATCGGCGGTCACAGTGATACAGGAATGGTGCCTTTGATAAGGCACGCGACCCGTAACAGTGTAAAGGTTTCCGAATTCCTGTCCGAAGAAAAAATGAACTGGGTCGTGGAAGAGACCAAAGTTGGTGGTGCCACCTTGACCAAGTTGTTGGGTACAAGTGCTTGGTATGCCCCAGGTGCTGCAGTTTCCGGTTTGGTACAGGCCATTGCATGCGACCAAAAGAAAATGTTCCCGTGCTCCACATTCCTTGAAGGGGAGTACGATTTGGATGACATTTGTATCGGTGTGCCGGTGATTTTGGGCAAGGATGGAATCGAAAAAATCGTTGAAATCGAACTGTCCGATGCCGAAAAGGCCAAAATGCAAGAAAGTGCGGAAGGCGTTAAAAAAACCAACGGACTTTTAGACGTCTAG
- a CDS encoding DUF2911 domain-containing protein yields the protein MKKLTVLLLVLCTGLVFSTEAVAQKFSGLDKSPADIAYYPSSSREADKAARVIYSRPQLKGRSLAELAPVGKVWRTGANEASEITFYKDAKIGGKTIKAGSYALFTIPGEDEWTVILNSNLHQWGAYSYDSDSDVVRATASTSTDSEELEAFGIAFDDDGNLVMGWGTTRVTLPISY from the coding sequence ATGAAGAAATTAACAGTATTACTTTTAGTGCTTTGCACAGGTTTGGTATTCTCTACGGAGGCCGTAGCCCAAAAATTCAGTGGATTGGACAAAAGTCCTGCGGACATCGCCTATTATCCATCCAGCTCAAGGGAAGCTGACAAAGCTGCCCGTGTTATTTACAGCCGTCCACAATTAAAAGGACGTAGCCTTGCCGAATTAGCCCCCGTTGGAAAGGTTTGGAGAACAGGTGCAAATGAAGCCTCGGAAATTACTTTTTACAAGGACGCCAAAATTGGTGGAAAAACTATTAAAGCCGGTTCATACGCTTTGTTCACCATTCCAGGTGAAGATGAGTGGACAGTTATCCTGAACAGTAACCTGCACCAATGGGGTGCATACTCTTACGATAGCGATAGCGATGTGGTAAGAGCTACAGCATCTACCTCTACGGATAGCGAGGAATTGGAAGCTTTTGGCATTGCTTTTGACGATGATGGAAACTTGGTCATGGGTTGGGGAACCACAAGAGTTACCCTACCTATAAGCTACTAA
- a CDS encoding amidohydrolase gives MKKCLFIVASLFIFSCATKEEVDLIVTNANIYTVDADFSKASGIAVKDGKFVAVGSSDDILKKYNAKKQLDATGKTIVPGLIDAHCHFYGLGQNQQVVDLVGTQSFEEVVERVLAFQKERPSNFIRGRGWDQNDWEVKEFPTKDKLDELFPDTPVALERVDGHAYLVNQKALDLAGITAKTETEGGEIVKENGEITGVLVDNPMGLVDKVVPEASLEQKIQALKDAEAISLDYGLTTVNDAGLPRDIIELIDSLQQAGELSIRVYAMVSNYPENLDYFLEKGIIKTEGLNVRSVKVYGDGALGSRGAALRAPYSDKHGHFGAMVTPVDQIEALAQRIAATDYQMNTHAIGDSANIVVLRAYDKALKGKTDRRWKVEHAQVISQSDFDYFKNGIIPSVQPTHATSDMYWAEDRLGEERIKGAYAYKDLLDKAGLVALGTDFPVEQVSPFLTFYAAVARQDVEQYPEGGFQMENALSREETLKGMTIWAAYSNFEEEEKGSIEPGKFADFVILSDDIMTIPSEEIPNVIAEQVFLGGVQKK, from the coding sequence ATGAAAAAGTGCCTATTCATTGTTGCCAGTCTATTTATTTTTTCTTGTGCCACTAAGGAAGAAGTGGACCTAATCGTTACCAATGCAAATATTTATACCGTAGATGCCGATTTTTCCAAGGCGTCCGGTATAGCCGTCAAAGATGGAAAATTTGTTGCCGTTGGCAGTTCGGATGACATTCTAAAAAAGTACAACGCGAAGAAACAGCTGGATGCAACAGGAAAGACCATAGTGCCCGGTCTTATCGATGCACACTGTCATTTTTATGGCTTGGGGCAGAACCAGCAGGTGGTGGATTTGGTAGGCACCCAAAGTTTTGAAGAAGTTGTTGAGCGTGTATTGGCCTTTCAAAAAGAACGTCCGTCAAATTTTATACGAGGAAGGGGATGGGACCAAAACGATTGGGAAGTAAAGGAATTTCCGACCAAGGATAAACTGGATGAATTGTTTCCCGATACTCCCGTTGCACTGGAACGAGTAGATGGGCATGCCTATTTGGTCAATCAAAAGGCATTGGATTTGGCCGGTATTACAGCTAAAACGGAAACAGAAGGCGGTGAGATCGTGAAGGAGAATGGTGAGATTACCGGTGTTTTGGTGGACAACCCCATGGGGCTTGTGGATAAAGTGGTTCCCGAAGCCAGTTTAGAACAAAAAATACAGGCACTTAAGGATGCCGAAGCAATTTCTTTGGATTACGGATTGACCACCGTAAACGATGCCGGATTGCCAAGGGACATCATCGAATTGATAGATAGTCTGCAACAAGCAGGTGAACTATCCATTAGAGTTTATGCGATGGTATCCAATTATCCCGAAAATTTGGATTACTTTTTGGAAAAGGGCATCATCAAAACAGAGGGTTTAAATGTCCGCTCCGTAAAGGTATATGGCGATGGTGCCTTGGGTTCCCGGGGAGCGGCATTAAGGGCGCCTTATTCCGACAAGCATGGACATTTTGGGGCAATGGTAACACCAGTGGACCAAATTGAGGCCTTGGCGCAGCGAATCGCCGCCACCGATTACCAAATGAACACCCACGCCATTGGGGATTCGGCAAATATTGTTGTGTTGCGGGCCTATGATAAAGCTTTGAAAGGCAAAACCGACCGCAGATGGAAAGTGGAACACGCGCAAGTGATTTCGCAATCCGATTTCGATTATTTCAAAAACGGCATTATTCCATCCGTGCAGCCGACCCATGCCACGAGCGATATGTACTGGGCCGAGGATAGATTGGGCGAAGAACGCATAAAGGGAGCGTATGCCTACAAGGATTTGTTGGATAAAGCAGGATTGGTCGCATTGGGCACCGATTTCCCCGTAGAACAGGTGAGTCCATTTTTGACCTTTTATGCCGCAGTGGCCCGCCAAGATGTGGAACAGTACCCCGAAGGCGGTTTTCAGATGGAGAATGCCCTGAGCAGGGAGGAAACCCTGAAAGGGATGACCATTTGGGCGGCCTATTCCAATTTTGAAGAAGAAGAAAAGGGTAGCATTGAGCCCGGTAAATTTGCCGATTTTGTGATATTGAGCGATGATATTATGACAATTCCCTCCGAAGAAATCCCGAATGTAATTGCCGAGCAGGTTTTCTTGGGCGGAGTCCAAAAGAAATAA
- the asnB gene encoding asparagine synthase B, which translates to MCGIVCVFDVKESTEVLRPQLLEMSKKVRHRGPDWSGIYSDDNAILAHERLAIVDPASGKQPLLSADGKLVLAANGEIYNHQALRKQFEGKYDFQTKSDCEVILALYQEKGVDFVDEMNGIFGFAIYDAEKEEYFIARDHMGIIPLYIGWDKNGTFYVASELKALEGTCSKIQLFPPGHYMHSSDGKFVRWYERDWMEYDAVKENETSIQKIKDALEAAVHRQLMSDVPYGVLLSGGLDSSVTSAIAKKYSQKRIESGDTADAWWPQLHSFSVGLEGSPDLAAAQKVADHIGTVHHEIKFTIQEGLDAIKDVVYNLETYDITTIRASTPMYLMARVIKSMGIKMVLSGEGADELFGGYLYFHKAPSPKDFHEETVRKLDKLHMYDCLRANKSLAAWGIEGRVPFLDKEFMDVAMNINPKDKMINGERMEKWVVRKAFEDYLPESVAWRQKEQFSDGVGYSWIDTLKALVEEEITDEQLENAHFKFPIQTPTSKEEYYYRSIFESHFPSDAAALCVPQEASVACSTKIALEWDEAFKNMNDPSGRAVAKVHTDAYVK; encoded by the coding sequence ATGTGTGGTATTGTATGCGTATTTGATGTAAAAGAAAGTACGGAAGTACTTAGGCCCCAATTGTTGGAGATGTCGAAGAAAGTAAGGCACCGTGGGCCCGATTGGAGCGGTATTTATTCCGACGATAACGCCATTTTGGCCCATGAGCGATTGGCCATTGTAGATCCTGCTTCAGGAAAACAACCATTGTTGAGCGCCGATGGTAAACTGGTCTTGGCCGCAAACGGGGAAATATATAATCATCAAGCGTTGAGAAAACAGTTTGAGGGGAAGTATGACTTTCAAACCAAATCGGACTGTGAAGTCATATTAGCCTTGTATCAAGAAAAAGGAGTGGACTTTGTGGACGAAATGAACGGAATCTTTGGTTTTGCCATTTATGATGCCGAAAAGGAAGAGTATTTCATCGCTCGCGATCACATGGGAATTATTCCATTGTACATTGGCTGGGACAAGAACGGTACCTTTTACGTAGCCTCCGAATTAAAGGCATTGGAAGGAACCTGTTCCAAAATCCAACTGTTTCCTCCAGGGCACTACATGCACAGCTCCGATGGTAAGTTTGTAAGATGGTACGAGCGCGATTGGATGGAGTACGATGCCGTAAAGGAGAACGAGACCAGTATCCAAAAAATAAAGGATGCCTTGGAAGCCGCAGTGCATCGTCAATTGATGTCCGATGTGCCCTATGGTGTGTTGCTTTCAGGTGGATTGGATTCTTCCGTTACTTCTGCAATCGCCAAAAAATATTCCCAAAAAAGAATCGAATCCGGGGACACTGCCGATGCCTGGTGGCCGCAGTTGCATTCATTTTCCGTAGGATTGGAAGGTTCGCCCGATTTGGCGGCAGCACAAAAAGTGGCAGATCATATCGGAACAGTGCACCACGAGATCAAATTTACCATTCAAGAAGGTCTGGATGCCATAAAAGATGTTGTATATAATCTAGAAACTTACGATATTACAACCATAAGAGCCTCAACTCCAATGTACTTAATGGCAAGGGTAATCAAATCCATGGGGATCAAAATGGTTCTTTCGGGTGAAGGAGCCGATGAATTGTTCGGTGGATACCTGTATTTCCACAAAGCGCCGAGCCCAAAGGATTTTCATGAGGAAACGGTTCGAAAACTGGACAAGCTCCACATGTACGATTGCTTAAGGGCGAACAAGTCATTAGCCGCTTGGGGCATTGAAGGGCGTGTTCCCTTCCTGGACAAAGAGTTTATGGATGTGGCAATGAACATCAACCCAAAAGATAAGATGATCAACGGTGAACGTATGGAGAAATGGGTGGTGCGCAAGGCATTTGAGGATTATCTGCCAGAGAGTGTGGCTTGGAGGCAAAAAGAACAATTTTCGGATGGTGTCGGATATAGCTGGATAGATACCTTGAAAGCCTTGGTGGAAGAGGAAATTACGGATGAGCAGTTGGAGAACGCACATTTCAAGTTTCCAATTCAGACGCCTACATCAAAAGAAGAATATTATTATCGTTCAATTTTTGAAAGTCATTTCCCTTCGGATGCAGCAGCACTATGCGTTCCCCAGGAAGCATCGGTAGCTTGCAGCACCAAGATTGCCTTGGAGTGGGACGAGGCCTTCAAAAATATGAACGACCCATCGGGAAGAGCTGTGGCCAAGGTCCATACCGATGCATATGTGAAATAA
- the secDF gene encoding protein translocase subunit SecDF, whose translation MQNKGLIRLFAILFGLVSIYQLSYTFITSKLEKDAENYAVSQISEAEEDYVAKREALEASYLDSISDNTVLGFTSYEDAKTKELNKGLDLKGGINVTLQISVKDILKGLANNTKNPVFNKALADADEASKSSDNTYLELFFEAFDQIKGDTKLASPDIFANKGLSDDINFQMTDDQVKPIIRRKIDESIVSAFEVLRERIDGFGVTQPNIQREGNSGRILVELPGARDIARAQELLSSTAQLEFWETYPQSNNSIGNFLVSANERLKEILKPEVKEDTEAKPESEIDSLLSDVSQDSLDMTAQANPILGKLIPANPGSHAIARAMVSDTAELGEYLRMPEIKRLLPNDIQFTKFLWERPAQDAEIVDLYALKSNREGTPRISGDVVSDAQDTFDQFNKPAVSMTMNTRGAKEWEALTGDAYNNQTGIAIVLDNKVYTAPGVSSGPISGGRSEITGTFTVNETKDIANVLRAGKLPASADIIQSEVVGPSLGQEAIDSGFMSFIIAMVFVLVWMIFYYGRAGVFADIALVFNILLIFGVLTSLGAVLTLPGIAGIVLTIGMSVDANVLIFERIKEELARGKGKAQAIADGFGNALSSILDANITTGLTAIILFVFGSGPIKGFATTLMIGIVTSLFTAIFVTRLMIEAYTSKKGRRLDFSTGITKNLFTKMNINFLSKRKIAYIVSGILVAVSAFSLFTKGLNQGVDFIGGRSYQIRFEKAVSPSEIASELNTVFGSGTMVKTFGDANQIKVTTPYKVDQEGVEVDAEIQNKLYTTLQKYLPDGTSFDDFTVGASEKSIGILQSVKVGPTIADDIKKNAFLAIIGSLAVVFLYILLRFRKWQFSLGAVVAVFHDVMIVLGIFSLTGGIMPFNMEIDQAFIAAILTVIGYSLNDTVVVFDRIREITVLKGFNDGININDALNSTLSRTLNTSLTTLIVLLAIFIFGGESLRGFMFAMIVGVIVGTYSSVFIATPVMFDSLKKKIAAATGA comes from the coding sequence ATGCAGAATAAAGGACTTATAAGGCTTTTCGCGATCCTTTTTGGCTTGGTGAGTATCTATCAGTTATCGTACACTTTCATCACTAGTAAGTTGGAGAAAGATGCTGAAAATTACGCAGTTAGCCAAATTTCGGAAGCTGAGGAAGATTATGTTGCTAAGCGTGAAGCTTTAGAGGCATCGTATTTGGACTCCATCAGTGATAATACTGTTTTGGGCTTTACGAGCTATGAGGATGCCAAGACAAAAGAGTTGAACAAGGGATTGGACCTTAAAGGAGGAATCAATGTTACCTTGCAGATTTCCGTTAAGGATATCCTGAAAGGCTTGGCCAACAACACCAAGAACCCAGTGTTCAACAAAGCGTTGGCCGATGCCGATGAAGCATCCAAAAGTAGTGACAACACTTATTTGGAACTATTCTTTGAGGCTTTTGACCAAATTAAAGGAGATACCAAATTGGCATCACCCGATATTTTTGCCAACAAAGGTCTTAGCGATGATATCAACTTTCAAATGACGGATGATCAGGTGAAACCTATCATCAGAAGAAAGATCGATGAATCCATTGTTTCTGCATTTGAAGTACTTCGTGAGCGTATCGACGGCTTTGGTGTAACCCAGCCCAATATTCAAAGAGAAGGAAATTCTGGCCGAATCTTGGTGGAACTTCCTGGCGCTAGGGATATCGCCCGTGCACAGGAATTGTTGTCCAGTACCGCACAATTGGAGTTCTGGGAAACCTATCCGCAGAGCAACAACAGTATAGGGAACTTTTTGGTAAGTGCCAACGAGCGCCTAAAAGAAATCCTGAAACCCGAAGTTAAGGAAGATACCGAAGCAAAACCAGAGTCAGAAATCGACTCATTGCTTTCCGATGTTTCGCAGGATTCGTTGGATATGACCGCACAGGCCAATCCTATTCTGGGCAAGTTGATCCCTGCCAATCCAGGTAGCCACGCCATTGCAAGGGCCATGGTTTCCGATACCGCCGAACTGGGCGAGTACCTGAGAATGCCCGAGATCAAAAGATTGTTGCCGAACGATATTCAATTTACCAAGTTCCTATGGGAGCGTCCTGCACAGGATGCCGAGATAGTTGATCTGTACGCATTGAAATCCAACAGGGAAGGAACCCCGAGAATCAGCGGAGATGTAGTTTCCGATGCACAGGATACCTTCGACCAATTCAACAAACCAGCGGTTAGCATGACGATGAACACTCGTGGTGCGAAAGAGTGGGAAGCGTTGACAGGCGATGCATACAACAACCAAACAGGTATCGCCATTGTTTTGGACAACAAAGTGTACACCGCACCGGGTGTTTCTTCAGGACCTATTTCCGGAGGACGTTCAGAGATCACGGGTACATTCACGGTAAACGAAACCAAAGATATCGCCAACGTATTGCGTGCAGGTAAACTTCCTGCATCCGCCGATATAATTCAATCGGAAGTTGTTGGGCCATCCTTGGGGCAAGAAGCCATTGATAGCGGATTTATGTCCTTCATCATTGCAATGGTATTTGTATTGGTATGGATGATTTTCTACTACGGCAGAGCAGGTGTTTTTGCTGATATTGCATTGGTATTCAATATTTTGTTGATTTTTGGTGTGTTGACGAGCCTTGGAGCTGTATTGACATTGCCAGGTATCGCAGGTATCGTTTTGACCATTGGTATGTCGGTGGATGCCAACGTACTTATATTTGAAAGGATAAAAGAAGAATTGGCCCGTGGAAAAGGAAAGGCCCAAGCCATTGCAGATGGTTTTGGTAACGCCTTGTCCTCCATTTTAGATGCCAACATAACCACTGGATTGACCGCGATCATCCTATTTGTATTTGGATCAGGACCTATTAAAGGTTTTGCCACTACCTTGATGATCGGTATCGTTACTTCCTTGTTCACGGCCATATTTGTGACCCGATTGATGATCGAGGCCTATACGAGCAAAAAGGGACGCCGTTTGGATTTCAGTACAGGGATTACCAAGAACCTGTTCACCAAGATGAACATCAATTTCTTGTCCAAGCGTAAAATCGCTTACATTGTTTCTGGAATCTTGGTGGCGGTAAGCGCATTCTCATTATTTACCAAAGGACTAAATCAAGGGGTTGATTTTATCGGGGGACGTTCTTATCAAATCCGTTTTGAGAAAGCAGTCAGCCCATCAGAAATTGCTTCTGAACTAAATACGGTTTTTGGTAGTGGAACCATGGTAAAAACTTTTGGTGATGCCAATCAAATTAAGGTGACCACACCGTACAAAGTGGACCAAGAAGGTGTGGAAGTGGACGCGGAAATTCAGAACAAACTTTACACCACTTTACAAAAATACTTGCCAGATGGTACCTCTTTTGATGACTTCACCGTGGGTGCTTCCGAAAAATCAATCGGAATCCTGCAATCCGTTAAAGTAGGCCCGACCATCGCGGATGATATCAAAAAGAATGCATTCTTGGCCATTATCGGTTCCTTGGCCGTAGTTTTCCTTTACATCCTATTGCGATTTAGAAAATGGCAATTCTCATTGGGTGCCGTAGTAGCGGTATTCCACGATGTAATGATCGTGTTGGGTATTTTCTCCCTAACGGGAGGCATCATGCCTTTCAATATGGAAATCGACCAAGCGTTTATTGCCGCAATTTTGACGGTAATTGGATACTCTCTGAACGATACCGTGGTCGTATTCGACCGTATCCGTGAGATAACCGTACTAAAAGGATTCAATGATGGAATTAACATCAATGATGCATTGAACAGTACTTTGAGCAGAACATTGAACACCTCGCTTACCACATTGATCGTGTTGTTGGCCATCTTCATTTTTGGTGGTGAAAGCCTGAGAGGATTTATGTTCGCAATGATCGTAGGTGTAATTGTGGGTACATACTCTTCTGTATTTATCGCAACACCTGTGATGTTCGACTCATTAAAGAAGAAAATTGCTGCTGCTACAGGAGCATAG
- the gyrB gene encoding DNA topoisomerase (ATP-hydrolyzing) subunit B, producing the protein MSEEANKKQYSADSIQALEGMEHVRMRPSMYIGDVGVRGLHHLVYEVVDNSIDEAMAGYCDKISVTINEDNSITTEDNGRGIPVDLHKKEGVSALEVVMTKIGAGGKFDKDSYKVSGGLHGVGVSVVNALSVHLKATVYRDGKIWEQEYERGKTQYPVKSVGESKETGTIVTFVPDDTIFTQTTEYNYETLSNRMRELAYLNKGITIILTDKRNKDEKGEFISETFHSEEGLKEFIKFLDGNREPLIQNVVSMEGEKNGIPVEVAMVYNTGYSENLHSYVNNINTHEGGTHLSGFRRGLTTTLKKYADNSGMLDKLKFEISGDDFREGLTAIVSVKVAEPQFEGQTKTKLGNREVTSAVSQAVSEMLTDYLEENPDDAKQIVEKVKLAAQARHAAAKAREMVQRKNPMSVGGLPGKLSDCSEQDPTKCEVFLVEGDSAGGTAKQGRDRNFQAILPLRGKILNVEKAMQHKVFENEEIKNIYTALGVTIGTEEDSKALNLDKLRYHKVVIMCDADVDGSHIETLILTFFFRYMRELIEGGHVYIATPPLYLVKKGAKKRYAWNDKERDAINAEMGGGAGIQRYKGLGEMNAEQLWDTTMNPDFRKLRQVQIDNATESDRIFSMLMGDEVPPRREFIEKNAVYANIDV; encoded by the coding sequence ATGAGCGAAGAAGCTAACAAGAAACAATACTCCGCGGATAGTATCCAGGCCCTCGAGGGAATGGAGCACGTACGTATGAGACCTTCCATGTATATTGGGGATGTAGGGGTCAGGGGATTGCATCATTTGGTGTATGAGGTGGTGGACAACTCCATCGATGAGGCGATGGCCGGTTATTGCGATAAAATCAGTGTGACCATCAATGAGGATAACTCCATAACTACGGAGGATAATGGTCGGGGCATCCCAGTGGACCTGCACAAAAAAGAAGGTGTTTCCGCACTTGAGGTGGTAATGACCAAGATCGGTGCGGGCGGTAAGTTCGACAAGGACTCCTATAAAGTTTCTGGTGGACTGCACGGGGTTGGGGTATCCGTGGTAAATGCCCTCTCTGTACACTTAAAAGCCACGGTTTATAGAGACGGAAAAATCTGGGAGCAAGAATATGAAAGGGGGAAAACCCAATATCCGGTAAAAAGTGTTGGTGAAAGCAAGGAAACAGGTACCATAGTGACCTTTGTTCCCGACGATACCATTTTTACCCAAACTACAGAATATAATTACGAGACCTTGTCCAATAGAATGCGCGAGCTTGCCTATTTGAACAAAGGGATTACCATTATACTAACAGATAAAAGAAACAAGGACGAGAAAGGAGAGTTCATTTCAGAAACTTTCCATTCCGAAGAAGGATTAAAGGAATTTATCAAATTCTTGGATGGGAATAGGGAACCTTTGATTCAGAACGTAGTTTCGATGGAAGGTGAGAAAAACGGTATCCCTGTAGAAGTGGCCATGGTCTACAACACGGGATATTCCGAAAACCTTCATTCCTACGTGAACAATATCAATACACACGAAGGGGGTACGCACCTTTCAGGTTTTAGAAGGGGGTTGACCACTACCTTGAAAAAGTATGCCGATAATTCTGGGATGTTGGACAAATTGAAGTTCGAGATATCCGGGGATGATTTCCGTGAAGGATTGACGGCCATTGTTTCCGTAAAAGTGGCAGAGCCGCAGTTCGAGGGCCAGACCAAGACCAAATTGGGTAACCGTGAGGTCACCAGTGCGGTAAGTCAGGCCGTTTCCGAAATGTTGACCGATTATCTGGAAGAAAACCCGGATGATGCCAAGCAAATCGTGGAAAAAGTGAAGCTGGCCGCCCAAGCTAGACATGCTGCCGCAAAGGCCCGTGAAATGGTGCAGCGTAAAAACCCAATGAGTGTAGGCGGGCTGCCCGGAAAACTATCCGATTGTTCCGAACAAGACCCTACCAAATGCGAAGTATTCCTAGTAGAGGGAGATTCGGCAGGTGGTACGGCGAAACAGGGGAGGGATAGAAACTTCCAAGCCATATTGCCATTGCGTGGTAAGATTTTGAACGTGGAAAAAGCCATGCAGCACAAGGTTTTTGAAAACGAGGAAATCAAGAATATTTATACGGCTTTAGGTGTTACCATCGGAACCGAAGAAGACAGTAAGGCCTTGAACTTGGATAAACTTCGTTATCATAAGGTGGTCATCATGTGTGATGCGGATGTCGATGGTAGCCACATTGAAACATTGATTTTGACCTTCTTCTTCCGTTATATGAGGGAACTTATAGAAGGAGGGCACGTTTATATAGCGACCCCGCCATTGTATTTGGTGAAAAAAGGGGCCAAAAAACGCTATGCTTGGAACGATAAGGAACGCGATGCCATCAATGCAGAAATGGGTGGTGGAGCAGGTATCCAACGTTACAAAGGTCTTGGTGAAATGAATGCCGAGCAGCTTTGGGATACCACAATGAATCCGGATTTTAGAAAATTGCGTCAGGTACAGATTGACAATGCAACGGAATCCGACCGTATATTCTCCATGTTAATGGGGGATGAAGTGCCACCAAGACGTGAATTTATAGAGAAAAATGCCGTCTATGCCAATATAGATGTATAG